One Fuerstiella marisgermanici DNA window includes the following coding sequences:
- a CDS encoding Gfo/Idh/MocA family protein, with translation MTNQTRRSFLQTSTAAALATGIYAGHATAAPTRSPLEKLNIACIGTANRAAADVNGVMTENIVALCDVDGKYLEASKKMLIEKNGLEPRVYADYREMIEAEGDKIDAVTVATTDHHHAPATMQAIKAGKHVYCEKPLTHTVKEARMIAEAAAEAGVATQLGTQIHAGDNYRRVVEIIQSGAIGDVTDVHVWVGKGWGITELTGKESAPPEWLSWDLWLGPAPERPYVAGRYHPAQWRRFWDFGQGTLGDMACHFMDLPFWALDLKHPTHCEAEGAEVNEEMCPTGLVVRYKFPTCNLTWYDGDMIPKQVAGERVPASGVMFVGTEGKMFADYGRYRLYPSDKFTGFKPPEQTIPKSIGHHQEWIKACKDGSPTTCNFDYSGALTETVLLGNVAYRTGKSLEWDAKNLKATNCPEADAYITKEYRSGWVV, from the coding sequence ATGACGAACCAAACACGCCGAAGCTTTCTACAGACCTCCACCGCTGCCGCTCTGGCCACTGGCATTTATGCGGGCCATGCCACGGCAGCCCCCACTCGCAGCCCTTTGGAAAAGCTAAACATCGCCTGCATCGGTACCGCCAACCGAGCGGCTGCTGACGTTAATGGCGTCATGACAGAAAATATCGTCGCTCTGTGTGATGTCGACGGTAAATATCTGGAAGCGTCCAAGAAGATGCTGATCGAAAAGAACGGGCTCGAACCTCGCGTCTACGCGGACTACCGCGAAATGATCGAAGCGGAAGGCGACAAGATCGATGCCGTCACCGTCGCCACGACCGACCATCATCACGCTCCGGCAACCATGCAGGCCATCAAAGCGGGCAAGCATGTTTACTGCGAAAAGCCGCTCACGCACACCGTGAAAGAAGCTCGCATGATCGCCGAAGCCGCAGCGGAAGCCGGCGTCGCCACTCAGTTGGGCACTCAGATTCACGCCGGTGACAACTATCGCCGCGTTGTCGAAATCATTCAAAGCGGTGCCATTGGCGATGTGACGGACGTTCACGTCTGGGTCGGCAAAGGCTGGGGGATCACCGAACTGACGGGCAAAGAATCAGCACCTCCAGAATGGTTGAGCTGGGACTTGTGGCTCGGCCCGGCTCCAGAACGTCCCTACGTCGCTGGCCGCTACCATCCTGCTCAATGGCGTCGCTTCTGGGACTTCGGTCAGGGAACTTTGGGCGACATGGCTTGCCATTTCATGGACCTGCCATTCTGGGCTCTTGATCTGAAGCACCCGACTCACTGCGAAGCCGAAGGTGCCGAAGTGAACGAAGAAATGTGTCCAACCGGCCTGGTCGTTCGCTACAAGTTCCCGACCTGCAACCTGACATGGTACGACGGCGACATGATTCCCAAGCAGGTGGCCGGCGAACGAGTGCCAGCCAGCGGCGTTATGTTTGTTGGTACGGAAGGCAAGATGTTCGCCGACTACGGCAGATATCGTCTGTACCCCAGCGACAAGTTCACCGGCTTTAAGCCCCCTGAGCAGACGATTCCAAAATCGATCGGACATCATCAGGAATGGATCAAGGCTTGCAAAGATGGTTCACCAACCACCTGCAACTTCGATTACTCTGGTGCTCTGACGGAAACCGTACTACTGGGCAACGTGGCTTACCGAACTGGTAAGTCGCTGGAATGGGATGCCAAGAACCTGAAGGCGACCAATTGCCCCGAAGCCGACGCCTACATCACCAAAGAATACCGCTCAGGCTGGGTGGTGTAA
- a CDS encoding leucine-rich repeat domain-containing protein produces the protein MKLLPILPFLLLFGCQQTNDTPSDSSTKTPAVATTPDDADAVTALEAVGAKFKRSAAGNIVEVNLRDTEATNDALSHVAQLNYVTSLLLNELPIAADGIAFLADTKSPLANLDLRDCTVGNDALAHLKNLKTLKAVRLNGVSGATSVDDGGLVHLADLTNLKVLALDGLFVSEDGLQPLDKLVNLEELYMKSTLISDDGLKLLHQYPKLKKLRLAFNQVSDDGLAHLSDMNQLTDLDLSENSQLTDAGMAHLSSLTNLKKLNLWRLAISDAGVEHLAPLTNLEWLNLDNTQLSDAGLSALKDMKKLTFLHLGSTTVSDAGLPMLEGLTSLKDLKVTRTAVTAEGVAKLQPKLPDTNIQLKYLEGQ, from the coding sequence ATGAAATTGCTGCCAATCCTGCCTTTTTTGCTTCTGTTTGGCTGTCAACAGACGAACGACACCCCCTCCGATTCTTCAACAAAAACGCCTGCCGTTGCGACCACGCCGGACGATGCAGATGCCGTCACTGCACTGGAAGCTGTGGGTGCGAAATTCAAGCGGTCGGCTGCCGGAAACATCGTAGAAGTAAATCTGCGAGACACCGAAGCGACCAATGACGCCCTGTCGCACGTGGCGCAGCTGAATTACGTCACGTCGCTGTTGTTGAACGAGCTGCCGATCGCAGCGGACGGAATTGCTTTTCTGGCCGACACCAAGTCACCGCTGGCGAACCTGGACCTGCGAGACTGCACGGTTGGTAACGACGCTCTGGCTCATCTGAAGAACCTCAAGACACTTAAAGCCGTCCGGTTGAATGGCGTGAGTGGAGCGACTTCTGTTGACGATGGTGGCCTGGTCCATCTGGCCGATTTGACCAACCTGAAAGTGCTGGCACTGGACGGCCTGTTTGTCAGCGAAGACGGCCTTCAGCCGCTCGACAAGCTGGTGAATCTGGAGGAACTTTACATGAAGTCCACGCTGATCAGCGACGACGGACTGAAGTTGCTGCACCAGTACCCAAAGCTCAAAAAGTTGCGGCTGGCCTTCAATCAGGTGTCTGACGATGGCCTTGCTCACCTTTCCGATATGAATCAACTCACGGATCTGGATCTCAGCGAAAACTCTCAGCTAACAGACGCCGGGATGGCTCACCTATCAAGCCTGACGAATCTGAAGAAGCTGAATCTGTGGCGCTTGGCCATCAGCGACGCGGGTGTCGAACACCTTGCTCCACTGACGAATCTGGAATGGCTGAACCTCGACAATACTCAGCTATCGGACGCTGGGCTATCTGCGTTGAAGGACATGAAAAAGCTGACCTTCCTACATTTGGGTTCTACGACTGTTTCTGACGCCGGTTTGCCAATGCTCGAAGGCCTCACAAGTCTCAAAGATCTGAAGGTCACGCGAACGGCCGTCACGGCAGAAGGTGTGGCGAAGTTGCAACCCAAACTGCCTGACACCAACATTCAGCTGAAGTATCTCGAAGGTCAGTAG
- a CDS encoding LamG domain-containing protein: MKTNSALCSSFLFLLTASVTIAADGMVAHWPLTTDARDASGANRHAVNHGVSFDENEGASFDGIDAWLEVPAEKVPELGAESFTLAAWIHTDQKLDDVLGDVMSWYDPTTRNGFNFGLMNYAGVTSAQSNYRNVFFGIDAAQSGDQWVDCGRPGNNQLINSLVVFDGDLYCSTWEPGENDRGRVYRYAGDKKWIDCGAPDKANCIKAMAVYNGKLYVGSELYSGGGSSLPLSPNLHHGGTVYRYEGGTAWTNCGKVADVRSISGLAVFNGELYAGTGTTGAWRDKPRTRGMYRFDGIGKWTDCGCPGLRITHLGVHNGGLFGLSYDDGGFLRYQGGTDWESLGPVPETTQVYSAMTYEGALHVGTWPTGSVYRHDGGKNWSHIGRLGEETEVMAVSVYNGKFYAGTLPLANVYRYDGESHWTNTGQLDVTPDVRYRRAWSMAVFNGKLYCGVLPSGHVHSLEAGKAVTFDKQLKSGWRHLAAVRAGDKLRLFVDGELVAESTTFDGSAFQLKPEQPLKIGFGQHDYFNGRMKDVRIYNRALGVKQIARLSAP, translated from the coding sequence ATGAAAACGAACTCAGCGTTGTGCAGCTCATTCCTATTCCTGTTGACGGCTTCCGTCACGATCGCCGCCGATGGAATGGTCGCCCATTGGCCTTTGACGACAGACGCTCGCGATGCGTCAGGAGCCAATCGCCACGCGGTTAACCACGGCGTATCGTTTGACGAGAACGAAGGTGCATCCTTTGATGGTATCGACGCCTGGTTAGAGGTGCCCGCCGAGAAGGTGCCGGAACTTGGTGCCGAGTCGTTCACGCTTGCCGCCTGGATTCATACAGACCAGAAGCTGGACGACGTGCTGGGCGATGTGATGAGCTGGTACGATCCGACGACGCGAAACGGATTCAATTTTGGTCTGATGAACTATGCGGGCGTCACCAGCGCGCAGTCCAATTACCGCAATGTGTTCTTCGGCATCGATGCGGCGCAGAGTGGCGACCAGTGGGTTGATTGTGGTCGTCCCGGGAACAACCAGTTGATTAATTCGCTGGTTGTGTTCGATGGGGACCTTTACTGTTCGACCTGGGAGCCGGGTGAGAATGACCGCGGACGTGTGTATCGCTACGCCGGTGACAAAAAGTGGATTGATTGCGGAGCGCCAGACAAGGCCAACTGCATTAAGGCGATGGCCGTCTACAACGGGAAATTGTATGTCGGTTCGGAACTTTACAGCGGTGGCGGCTCGTCGCTGCCGTTGTCTCCCAACCTTCATCACGGTGGAACGGTTTACCGCTATGAGGGCGGTACCGCCTGGACCAACTGCGGCAAGGTCGCGGACGTCCGCAGCATCAGCGGATTAGCCGTGTTCAACGGCGAACTCTACGCGGGCACAGGTACGACCGGGGCCTGGCGTGACAAGCCACGAACCCGAGGCATGTATCGATTCGACGGCATCGGCAAGTGGACTGACTGCGGTTGTCCCGGTCTGCGGATAACACACCTTGGTGTGCACAATGGCGGGCTGTTCGGACTCAGCTATGACGATGGCGGCTTCCTTCGCTATCAAGGCGGAACCGATTGGGAATCGCTCGGGCCTGTACCGGAAACAACGCAAGTGTATTCGGCAATGACCTACGAAGGGGCGTTGCACGTCGGTACGTGGCCGACCGGATCTGTGTATCGTCACGATGGCGGCAAGAACTGGTCGCACATTGGACGTCTGGGTGAAGAAACAGAAGTGATGGCTGTTTCCGTCTACAACGGTAAGTTCTACGCGGGCACGCTGCCGCTTGCCAACGTGTACCGCTACGACGGCGAAAGCCACTGGACCAACACCGGCCAACTCGACGTAACGCCGGACGTGCGATATCGGCGAGCGTGGTCGATGGCTGTTTTCAATGGCAAGCTCTACTGCGGTGTACTTCCCTCAGGACACGTGCATTCTCTGGAAGCTGGCAAAGCGGTAACCTTCGACAAGCAATTGAAATCTGGCTGGCGACATCTGGCGGCAGTGCGAGCGGGGGACAAGCTGCGATTATTCGTCGATGGCGAGCTCGTAGCAGAGAGCACGACCTTCGATGGAAGTGCATTTCAATTGAAACCTGAGCAGCCGCTGAAAATCGGCTTCGGTCAGCACGATTATTTTAACGGGCGAATGAAGGACGTTCGAATCTACAATCGTGCACTCGGCGTTAAGCAGATCGCTCGGCTATCAGCACCATAG
- the cas9 gene encoding type II CRISPR RNA-guided endonuclease Cas9 (Cas9, originally named Csn1, is the large, multifunctional signature protein of type II CRISPR/Cas systems. It is well known even to general audiences because its RNA-guided endonuclease activity has made it a popular tool for custom editing of eukaryotic genomes.) produces MNYILGLDLGSASLGWAVLECTEVDGSLQPTRIERTGVRIFEAGVEGDIEQGRDASRAAKRREARQPRRQNWRTQQRKRKLFRLLQQHGLLPASEKDDAISRKAVFDQLDKELTEKHITEGDHTAHQHLPYLLRMLASGAKVKPFELGRAIYSLAQRRGFLSNRKADTDEKEDGVVKASISELGGQIAGRTIAQTFVEDISPDHEDPGRQRIRQRYTAREMFHDEFNRIRKQQQPHFDLADNDWDTVYKTIFFQRPLKSQRHRIGRCEIDGGQRCLDALDVFQQFRIWHAVQNLRLADAYSLGRDGRLTLEEQQKIVDALQTQATMTWGKVVTLLGLKRGTKFTIQEWNTKGLTGHRTNSAMMHVFGDEWLDRPLEERDAITKEVVYFRKPSAMRKRGQEAWGLSEEQAALLPSTRLEEAHARHSAATLAIFVERMSRGEDYSTIRKDITGKDDSEPLDQLPPLSKAGLDITNPAVIRGLTELRKVVNELVRQYGKPIGIRIELSRSLKNSRDKRIKLHKDNEDRRKRREKAIEGILKQIPGRYSGNDIEKWLLAEECGWHCPYTGRPISPSTLLGSQPQFDIEHIFPRRYLDNSFSNKTLCYHEFNRNVKKNQTAFDACSGLDSWDEILQRVNNFDGPVAALKRKRFLTAAKEIPDGFTSKHLNDNRYNAVVAKKYVAMLYGGLSDADGSQRVFAVTGGHTALLRREWGLNSILSGTEEKTRDDHRHHAVDAVVIALTDPARIQALVNAAELAEKKASRRFYEAVQDPWPKFSSKVADSINEIVVSHRPTRTLPGALHAESIYSKPHIDKDGNTNHRIRKHITKLSATELKKDKIVDPAIRDLVKAKLKELGESNPAKAFAEEKNHPFLTAKDGRKIPIHKVRVFADKKPRAIAKNERQRYVASGKDSNFASMIYAVVDKDGHEIKWEHKVITRLEAHERKTRNRTVNGEKVLLPDPTDFNDDKKRVFKFALCKNDTVMLEGPDGDDVICRIQKISQAEIQLCPLATPSVQGKARSKWNQIQSIDNLRKWNLRTVLISPTGIEHR; encoded by the coding sequence ATGAACTACATTCTTGGGCTGGATCTTGGTTCCGCCTCACTTGGCTGGGCAGTTTTGGAATGCACCGAAGTCGACGGCAGCCTGCAGCCGACTCGCATCGAACGCACGGGTGTGCGAATTTTCGAAGCCGGCGTGGAAGGCGACATCGAACAGGGCCGCGACGCCTCTCGAGCAGCCAAACGGCGAGAAGCTCGTCAACCGCGTCGTCAAAACTGGCGGACGCAGCAACGAAAACGCAAACTGTTCCGACTATTACAGCAACACGGACTGCTGCCGGCTTCAGAAAAGGACGACGCGATCAGCCGCAAAGCCGTGTTCGATCAACTTGACAAGGAACTGACCGAAAAACACATCACGGAAGGCGATCACACAGCCCATCAGCACCTGCCGTACCTGCTGCGAATGCTGGCATCTGGCGCAAAGGTGAAGCCATTTGAACTTGGACGAGCGATCTACAGCCTCGCTCAGCGCCGTGGCTTTCTCAGCAACCGCAAAGCTGACACAGATGAAAAAGAAGACGGCGTTGTCAAAGCGAGCATCTCCGAACTTGGCGGTCAAATAGCTGGTCGCACGATCGCTCAGACGTTTGTCGAAGACATCAGTCCGGACCATGAAGATCCTGGTCGTCAACGCATACGGCAACGCTACACAGCCCGTGAGATGTTTCATGACGAATTCAATCGAATTCGAAAACAGCAGCAACCGCACTTCGACCTCGCGGACAATGACTGGGATACCGTTTATAAAACAATCTTCTTTCAGCGTCCGTTGAAGTCGCAGCGTCACCGCATCGGCCGTTGCGAAATCGATGGCGGTCAGCGTTGTCTTGATGCTCTTGATGTCTTTCAGCAGTTTCGTATCTGGCACGCGGTGCAGAATCTGCGACTCGCGGACGCCTACAGTTTGGGGCGGGACGGTCGGCTGACGCTGGAAGAACAGCAGAAGATTGTCGACGCATTGCAGACTCAGGCCACGATGACGTGGGGAAAAGTCGTTACGCTGCTGGGTCTAAAACGCGGCACGAAGTTCACAATTCAGGAATGGAACACGAAAGGGCTAACAGGGCATCGCACCAACTCTGCGATGATGCACGTCTTCGGCGATGAATGGCTGGACAGGCCATTGGAAGAACGAGACGCCATCACAAAGGAAGTCGTCTACTTCCGCAAACCATCAGCGATGAGAAAACGGGGCCAGGAAGCATGGGGACTGTCAGAGGAACAGGCCGCCCTGCTACCGTCAACTCGGCTGGAAGAAGCTCACGCCCGACATTCCGCCGCGACATTGGCCATCTTTGTCGAACGCATGAGTCGTGGCGAAGACTATTCCACCATTCGCAAAGACATTACCGGCAAAGACGACAGCGAACCACTCGACCAGCTTCCACCGCTCAGCAAAGCCGGGCTGGACATCACCAACCCCGCCGTCATTCGTGGCCTGACAGAACTTCGCAAGGTTGTGAACGAACTGGTGCGGCAATACGGCAAGCCCATCGGCATCCGCATCGAACTGTCTCGGTCGCTAAAGAATTCGCGAGACAAACGCATCAAGCTGCACAAAGATAACGAAGATCGTCGTAAGCGTCGCGAGAAGGCGATCGAAGGTATTCTGAAGCAAATCCCTGGCCGGTACTCGGGCAACGATATCGAAAAATGGCTACTCGCAGAAGAATGCGGCTGGCACTGTCCGTACACCGGAAGACCGATTTCGCCTTCCACACTGCTTGGGTCGCAACCACAATTCGACATCGAGCACATTTTCCCGCGCCGATATCTCGACAACAGCTTCAGCAATAAGACGTTGTGCTATCACGAATTCAATCGCAACGTCAAAAAGAACCAAACCGCCTTCGATGCGTGTTCCGGCCTCGATAGCTGGGACGAAATCCTGCAGCGTGTCAACAACTTTGATGGGCCGGTCGCAGCATTAAAACGTAAACGCTTTCTGACCGCAGCGAAAGAAATTCCGGACGGTTTCACTTCAAAACACCTCAACGATAATCGCTACAACGCAGTTGTCGCGAAGAAATACGTGGCCATGCTGTATGGCGGGCTGTCAGACGCGGATGGTAGTCAGCGAGTCTTTGCTGTCACGGGCGGACACACGGCACTGCTGCGGCGAGAATGGGGCCTGAATTCGATTTTAAGCGGAACCGAAGAGAAAACACGAGACGACCATCGGCACCACGCCGTCGATGCGGTGGTGATCGCATTGACAGACCCGGCAAGAATTCAGGCTTTGGTAAACGCTGCAGAGCTTGCCGAAAAGAAAGCGTCTCGCCGCTTTTACGAAGCCGTCCAGGACCCGTGGCCGAAGTTCAGCAGCAAAGTCGCTGATTCAATCAATGAAATAGTGGTTTCCCACCGTCCGACCAGAACTCTTCCGGGAGCTCTGCATGCGGAATCGATTTATAGCAAACCGCACATCGACAAAGACGGCAACACGAACCATCGCATTCGGAAACACATCACCAAGCTGTCTGCAACCGAATTGAAGAAGGACAAGATTGTCGACCCAGCGATTCGCGATCTGGTGAAGGCCAAACTGAAAGAACTCGGCGAATCCAATCCGGCGAAAGCCTTCGCCGAGGAGAAGAACCACCCGTTCTTAACCGCAAAAGACGGTCGCAAAATACCGATTCACAAAGTGCGAGTGTTTGCCGACAAGAAACCTCGGGCAATCGCCAAAAACGAGCGGCAGCGCTATGTCGCCAGCGGAAAAGATTCCAACTTTGCGTCCATGATTTACGCCGTCGTCGACAAAGACGGCCACGAAATCAAATGGGAACACAAAGTCATCACCCGCCTGGAGGCGCACGAACGTAAGACTCGTAATCGTACGGTGAACGGAGAGAAAGTGCTGCTACCAGATCCCACCGACTTCAACGACGACAAGAAGCGGGTCTTCAAATTCGCGTTGTGTAAGAACGATACAGTGATGCTGGAAGGCCCCGACGGAGACGACGTGATTTGTCGGATACAGAAGATCAGTCAAGCCGAAATTCAGCTGTGTCCACTGGCGACGCCGTCTGTTCAAGGAAAAGCTCGTTCGAAATGGAACCAAATCCAATCAATCGACAATCTGCGAAAATGGAACCTCAGAACGGTTCTAATTTCTCCGACGGGTATTGAGCATAGGTAG